The Sphingobacterium lactis sequence CGTTACCTTTTCTCCAGTCGGGACCATTTTGGATGATCTGCTGGGCGCGTTGGTTCAGCGCCGGATTGGAGGATTTCTTGATACGGATGTCAATCGGTCTCCCGAAGTTGGAGATATCGAATACCAACGTTACGTTGCCATTTCCCAATAGCGTCTGGTAGGTATTGTCGGTGATGTACTTTTTATAGGCTACCCATCCGATGAGGGGTTCGGATTTGATTTTCGCATTTCGGTTAGCCCTGCTGACCGCCACTTCCTGCAGGTATTCGAACTCCGGTTTCATGTGGGTAATCTTGTTGTTGCTCGCCGTCAATCTTTGTTTTTCGTAGCCCAAGGTCATCAATTCCAGTGTCTGGTTGTCGGAAGTTAGGGGCATCACGTACTGTCCGGACGAGTCCGTAATGGCAATGGAATTAGTCTTGACATCTTTTACCGTGACGTTGGCCAAGGGTCTGCCGGATGATTCATCCAGCACAATACCGGTGGCAAACCGCTTGGTATCCGGCGACGGGCTCATCTCGATGGAAGAAGCCATTGGCGCATACGCGGATGCTGCCGCCTTAGTCCGTTTTCCGCGGATCTGAATGACCGAGGATTGCGATTGCTTGGCCACTCCAGCGCTTGCATCCGCCAATTGGTCATGCGAATCTTGGAAACCCGCGGAGTCTGCCTTTGGAATTTCCCGCAGGAATATATCTTGATTGGCCGATACGATTTCATCGATGTGCTCGCCCCTGGAAGTTTTTGCTGCCGATCGACTGCTTCTCGATAATCGATCTTGATGATCACCGGCGGATTCCTCCGGGCTCGCCATGGCAATGATAGGATTCTCCTCAGGTTGCAGGTAACTGCTGTCCAGTTGGATGGTGTTCAGTGTCGTATCTGTTGGAGCTTCCTGTTGATCCATGGCGATGGCCTCGACAGCCGTTTCGGTCGGATCCTGTCTGCTATTGAGGTACCAAATCGTACCGATACCCAAGACCAAAAGCAGGGAAGCAGCAATGGACAATGTTTTATAGTAGCGTAGGGATCGAACGGGAGTAGGGTGGGTCCGTTCATAGATAGCGGCGTGCAATTCCGAAGCTTCCAACGGATCCTGCAGCTCTTTCTCCGCCTCCAGGCCCATGATTATGTCCATGAGCTGCTCGTCCTCATGGGAAGCTTTCTCAATAGCATACATTTCGGTCGAAGATAATTCGCCGTTCACGTATTGACGTAAATATGCTATATCAAAATGCTTATTCATGGCCATTCCTTTCCATACAGTTCTTTAAATTCCGCTTGCCATTTTGGATGTAACTTTTGACATCGTTCATGCTGAAACCGGTCAGCTCCACCACCTCCTTGTAACATTTCTGCTCGATAAAGAAGAGCTTGATACTGGTTTTCTGCTTGTCGATCAAGGTATCCAGACAACGTTCCAATTGCAACAACTGTTCCTCCTTTTCCTGATAGTTTTCCTCCGGATGCAGGTTGACGGAAAATTCCACAAAATTATCTGTAACAATTTCTTTTTGATTCTTGTTGGACCGCAAGGCCATCAAGCTGTGGTTCTTGCTGACGACATATAGCCAGCGTGGGAAGTCTTTGATTTCTTGCTTTTTAACCTTGTCGATGAGCTCTTCGAAGATATGCATGACGGCATCCTTGCTGCGCTCAGTTTCCTTGAAATAGCGTAGACAAACATAATAGACCATCTCACTGTGCCGTTGGAAAAGTTCGCCAAGATAGCTCAGATCTCCATCTTCCAGATAGCGGGACAGCAGATCTTCATCGGCCAATTTCTTCTGTTTGGACAAGGTTTTTGTGCTCATTTGCTGAAGGGAAAATAATTTTTTTTTCTCATTTATGGAAATTTGATTTTTCGTGCATCCCTTTGCAAAAATCTACGAATCATGAACAAGATATGGATACTTATGGTCTTCTTGCTTACCCTGGGCGGTAAGGGGATGGCACAGGAAAGGTTGATCAGTGGAAAGATTACAGAATCAACCAATGGCACCCCGCTTGCTGGCGTTGCGGTACAGGTACAGCAGACGAAGGCAACCACGAATTCGGATCAAAATGGCGAGTATCAGATCAAGGCATCCGAAGGGGATGTATTGGTATTTACTTACCTAGGCTATAAGGCTGTAACCAAGACAGTCAAGAAACAGCAACGAATCGATGTACGGATGCAACCCGAAGCCATGCTTTTGGATGAAGTTGCCGTGCGCAGCCCACACAAAATGGAGGTGATGGCTGCAGGTGTCACCCTGTCCAGGAGTAGAGTCGGCATGCCGAGACAACCTGTTTCAGAGAGTTACAAAGGCTTTGATGAAAATGGTTTTATATCGCCGCTGAAGGAGGCCCTCTCGACCTTTGCGGCCGATGTGGATGGTGCATCCTACAGCAATGTCCGCAGGATGATCAATGCTGGAGAAATGCCGCCCAAGGATGCGGTACGTGTAGAGGAAATGATCAACTATTTCCAATACAACCTCGCACCGCCAACCAATGGTGATCCTGTGAAGATCTATACAGAATTGGCTACTTCGCCGTGGAATAAAGCACATCAGTTGATGCGCATCGCGCTAAAAGCAAAGGATATTCCGAAGGCCAACCTGCCGGCATCGAATCTTGTGTTCCTGATCGATGTATCCGGTTCCATGTTCGGCCATAACCGACTGCCCTTGGTAAAATCCTCCTTGAAATTATTGGTGGATCAGTTGCGCGATGAAGATCGCGTCGCTATCGTCACGTATGCAGGGTCGGCCGGTGTGAAGTTGGAAAGTACGAAAGGGAGCCAAAAGATGAAAATAAAAGAAGCGATCGATGAATTGGAGGCCGGTGGTTCCACCGCGGGCGGTGCAGGAATCAAAAAAGCATACCAGATCGCCAAACAGAACTTTATCAAAGGCGGCAACAACAGAATTATTTTGGCCTCCGATGGGGATTTCAATGTCGGCGCCTCCTCCGATGATGCCATGGAAGATTTGATCAGCAAGGAGCGTGAAAGTGGTGTTCACCTGACCGTGCTCGGATACGGTATGGGTAATCTGAAGGATAGTAAAATGGAGCTATTGGCCAATAAAGGCCATGGAAACTATGCCTATATCGACAACATCTCCGAAGCGCGTAAAGCCATGGTTAACGAATTTGGTGGTACCTTGTTTACCGTAGCCAAGGACGTAAAAATACAGGTCGAGTTTAACCCAGCCTATGTGCAGGCTTATCGGCTTGTAGGCTACGAGAACCGTCTGTTGGAAGCTGAGGATTTCAATAATGACGCGAAACTGGGCGGTGATATGGGTGTCGGTCATACCGTAACGGCCATTTATGAAATTGTACCGGTAGGCGTAAAGAGTGGGGTTGTCGGTACGGTGGATCCGCTGAAATATCAGCAGAACGATAAGGCGCCGGTAGGCGCTAAGAACGGCGAGTTGGCAACCGTGAAATTTCGGTATAAGGATCCGGAATCAGATAAGAGCAAATTGCAGCAGATCGTAGTGGGCAATCAGGCCAAATCCATCGATGCTGCTTCCGAAGACTTTCGCTTTGCGACAGCAGTGGCTGAATTTGGTATGTTGATCCGCAACTCCGAGTATAAGCAAGATGCAAATTTTGATCGGCTTGTTGCCCGTGCAAAGCATTCGAAGGGAACTGATGACGAAGGTTATCGAGCAGAATTTATTCGCATGGCGGAAAACGCATCATCTTTGGTGAAGACCGATAGTTTTGATAAAGAGAATAGTAAATAGTTGTTTAAGGTTCATAGTAAAAAAGCAAACCCCAGCGGGTTTGCTTTTTTTATTTATTGATTCCGAAAGAATCTTATTTATCATTTTTCTGTTTTTCTTTCCATTGTTGGGCGAATGACTTATCCGCAATTTTGGGAAGTTCACGTTGGCTGCCCCAAGCCTTCTTGAAGAAATTTCGGACAAAGAAATTCTTGGTCTTGCCACCGAAGAAGTCGATGACCTTTCTTTTCTGAATGGCCCATGTGAAGAGCCCCCATCCCTTTTTCTCAACACCGGAAACTATATCCTGCTGAACGGCATCGCGGCGGTTCAAAAGGAGCATTTTCTGGATGTCGATGCCTACCGGGCACACTTCCGTACATTTCCCACATAGGGAGGATGCATAGCTGAGGTGCTTGAATTCCTTCATGCCGTTGAGGTGTGGGGAAATCAGGGAACCGATCGGACCTTGGTAGGTGGTTTCGTATGTATGCCCGCCAATATTCTGGTAAATAGGGCAGACGTTCAAGCATGCCCCACAGCGGATGCAGTATAGTCCCTGACGTTGGTCCTTCTGCTCCAGCACTTTCGTACGGCCGTTATCCAAGAGGATAACATACATCTCTTCCGGTCCGTCATATTCTGTGTTTTTCCGGGGTCCTGATAGGATGGTATTGTAAACGGTCAGGTTCTGACCTGTACCATGGCTGGCCAGGAGTGGCCAGAATAGATCCAAATCGTTCTGACTGGGCAATACCTTTTCGATCCCAACGACAGCGATGTGCACCTTAGGAAAAGTGGTCGTCAAACGCGCATTCCCTTCATTTTCCGTAATGGCAATGCTGCCGGTATCCGCCAACAGGAAGTTTGCTCCGGTGATACCGATATCTGCACTGGTGTATTTATCGCGCAGGATTTCGCGCGCCTTCATGGTAAGCTCCTCAGCCGTCGCTTCCAACGGCGTATCAAACTTCTCATGAAATAGTTTGGCGATTTCCTCCAAGCTCAAGTGCATTGCCGGTGTTACGAAATGGTAGGGCTTATGGTTCAGCAGCTGGATGATGAATTCTCCAAGATCACTTTCGATGGTCTCGATGTTCTTGCCTTCCAGGAAGTGGTTCAGGTCGATCTCTTCGGTAGCCATGGATTTGGACTTCACGATGCTCTTCGCCTGGCGCTGTTCCATAATCTTCCAGATTTCCTGACGTGCCTCTTCGGCATCATTGGCCCAGATCACTTTTCCGCCGTTGGCCGTGAAGTTCGCTTCGAAATCCAACAGGTACTTGTCCAGGTATTCAATGGTCTTCCATTTGACCAAGTTGGCCTTGATCTTACTATTTTCCAAATCAAAGAACTTACTCTTTCCCTTTTCGAAAGCAACGTCATATTTATCAATGTTGTTATTGATAATTTGTCGGTGATTTAAATCGAAAGATTTTGTCGCACTGTCCTTCAAGAATTTATCTGCTACTGTCTGTGCCATAGGGATGTTGTAAAGCTAATTGCAAAAATATAAGTTGATCGGGATTTTAACCATTTTAAAGATAAAAAATTATCTGGTTAATGCTTGAAAATGTGGAATACATTTAAAAAGTTGATAAATATACCCTTTATTCTCGCAAAAAAAATGGGATGCTGCCTCCAGCATCCCATTTTGGATATGTTGAAAATGTTGTATGCTAGTTTTTTGGGGCGATAAGGCTGATGCTCAATTCGTCCAATTGCTCTTTGGCCACCGTTGCTGGGGCATCGATCATCACGTCGCGTCCGGAATTGTTCTTCGGGAATGCGATAAAGTCTCGGATGGTTTCCTGTCCGCCAAGGATTGCCGTCAAGCGATCCAGACCGAATGCCAAGCCACCGTGTGGAGGGGCACCATACTGGAAGGCGTTCATAAGGAAGCCAAACTGCTCCTGCGCCTGTTCTGGTGTAAAGCCAAGGTGCTTGAACATCAAGGCTTGCATATCCTTGTCGTGAATACGGATGGAACCGCCACCAATCTCATTTCCGTTCAACACCAAGTCATAGGCATTGGCGCGAACCTTACCCGGATCCGTATCCAATAAAGGCATATCCTCGATCTTCGGTGAAGTGAAAGGGTGGTGCATCGCGTGGAATCTCTCCGTGTCCTCATCCCATTCCAAGAGCGGGAAGTCGATCACCCACAATGGTGCGAATTCATCCGGCTTGCGCAAGCCTAAGCGATTACCCAGCTCCATGCGCAATGCACTTAGTTGTGCGCGTGTTTTATTCGCAGGTCCCGAAAGGATCAAGATCAAATCACCGGCGCTGGCACCTGTGGCTTCTGCCCACTTCGCAAGGTCTTCCTGATCGTAGAATTTATCCACCGAAGACTTGAAGCTGCCGTCAGCTTCACATTTGACATACACCATACCCGATGCACCCACCTGCGGGCGTTTTACCCATTCGGTCAGCTCATCGATCTGCTTACGTGTATAAGATGCTGCTCCAGGAACGGCGATCCCAACGACAAGTTCAGCGTTGTTGAAGATGGCGAATTCCTTGTGTTGCGCCACGGCATTCAGCTCACCGAACTTCATGCCGAAACGGATATCTGGTTTGTCATTTCCGTAGGTACGCATAGCCTCTTCAAAGGTCATGCGTGGAAATTGCTCCACATCAATACCGTGGATAGTTTTCAAGAGATGACGGGTCATGCCTTCAAAAACATTCAGGATATCTTCCTGCTCCACGAAGGACATCTCACAGTCGATCTGCGTGAATTCCGGTTGCCTATCGGCACGAAGGTCCTCATCACGGAAACACTTCACGATCTGGAAGTATTTGTCCATGCCACCAACCATCAACAATTGCTTGAAGGTCTGTGGCGATTGCGGAAGGGCATAGAATTGACCTGGGTTCATGCGGGATGGAACCACAAAGTCACGCGCACCCTCAGGGGTGGACTTTATTAAATAAGGTGTTTCGATTTCACAGAAATCCAAACCTGAAAGGTAGTTTCTAACTTCTTGTGTTACCTTGTGACGGAACAATAGGCTGTTCTTCACCGGATTCCTGCGGATATCCAGGTAACGGTATTTCATGCGGATATCTTCACCGCCGTCAGTATCATCTTCAATGGTGAATGGCGGCAATTTTGATTCATTCAGGATCTCCAGGTTGCTAACCTTGATTTCAATGTCTCCCGTTGGGATTTTGGCATTCTTGCTGGAACGCTCGATCACCGTTCCGGTTACTTTAATGACATACTCTCTGCCCAATTCGCGGGCATGGCTGCGCAGGGTTTCGTCATCTTCACTATTAAAGGTAAGTTGTGTAATGCCGTAACGATCACGGACATCGATGAAAGTCATTCCACCCAAATCACGTGATTTTTGTACCCATCCTGCCAGGGTCACTGTTTTTCCAAGATCTGTTATTCTTAATTCGCCACAAGTATGTGTTCTGTGCATGATATCTTCAATTTTTTTATTGACCCACAAAATTATCTGATTTATATTAAAATAAAGAATATATATGTAGGGGAGCTGCATTAATTTCCCGGAAACG is a genomic window containing:
- a CDS encoding LutB/LldF family L-lactate oxidation iron-sulfur protein; the protein is MAQTVADKFLKDSATKSFDLNHRQIINNNIDKYDVAFEKGKSKFFDLENSKIKANLVKWKTIEYLDKYLLDFEANFTANGGKVIWANDAEEARQEIWKIMEQRQAKSIVKSKSMATEEIDLNHFLEGKNIETIESDLGEFIIQLLNHKPYHFVTPAMHLSLEEIAKLFHEKFDTPLEATAEELTMKAREILRDKYTSADIGITGANFLLADTGSIAITENEGNARLTTTFPKVHIAVVGIEKVLPSQNDLDLFWPLLASHGTGQNLTVYNTILSGPRKNTEYDGPEEMYVILLDNGRTKVLEQKDQRQGLYCIRCGACLNVCPIYQNIGGHTYETTYQGPIGSLISPHLNGMKEFKHLSYASSLCGKCTEVCPVGIDIQKMLLLNRRDAVQQDIVSGVEKKGWGLFTWAIQKRKVIDFFGGKTKNFFVRNFFKKAWGSQRELPKIADKSFAQQWKEKQKNDK
- a CDS encoding vWA domain-containing protein — encoded protein: MNKIWILMVFLLTLGGKGMAQERLISGKITESTNGTPLAGVAVQVQQTKATTNSDQNGEYQIKASEGDVLVFTYLGYKAVTKTVKKQQRIDVRMQPEAMLLDEVAVRSPHKMEVMAAGVTLSRSRVGMPRQPVSESYKGFDENGFISPLKEALSTFAADVDGASYSNVRRMINAGEMPPKDAVRVEEMINYFQYNLAPPTNGDPVKIYTELATSPWNKAHQLMRIALKAKDIPKANLPASNLVFLIDVSGSMFGHNRLPLVKSSLKLLVDQLRDEDRVAIVTYAGSAGVKLESTKGSQKMKIKEAIDELEAGGSTAGGAGIKKAYQIAKQNFIKGGNNRIILASDGDFNVGASSDDAMEDLISKERESGVHLTVLGYGMGNLKDSKMELLANKGHGNYAYIDNISEARKAMVNEFGGTLFTVAKDVKIQVEFNPAYVQAYRLVGYENRLLEAEDFNNDAKLGGDMGVGHTVTAIYEIVPVGVKSGVVGTVDPLKYQQNDKAPVGAKNGELATVKFRYKDPESDKSKLQQIVVGNQAKSIDAASEDFRFATAVAEFGMLIRNSEYKQDANFDRLVARAKHSKGTDDEGYRAEFIRMAENASSLVKTDSFDKENSK
- a CDS encoding carboxypeptidase-like regulatory domain-containing protein, producing MNKHFDIAYLRQYVNGELSSTEMYAIEKASHEDEQLMDIIMGLEAEKELQDPLEASELHAAIYERTHPTPVRSLRYYKTLSIAASLLLVLGIGTIWYLNSRQDPTETAVEAIAMDQQEAPTDTTLNTIQLDSSYLQPEENPIIAMASPEESAGDHQDRLSRSSRSAAKTSRGEHIDEIVSANQDIFLREIPKADSAGFQDSHDQLADASAGVAKQSQSSVIQIRGKRTKAAASAYAPMASSIEMSPSPDTKRFATGIVLDESSGRPLANVTVKDVKTNSIAITDSSGQYVMPLTSDNQTLELMTLGYEKQRLTASNNKITHMKPEFEYLQEVAVSRANRNAKIKSEPLIGWVAYKKYITDNTYQTLLGNGNVTLVFDISNFGRPIDIRIKKSSNPALNQRAQQIIQNGPDWRKGNDGKKIEVRMEFKQ
- the aspS gene encoding aspartate--tRNA ligase, which translates into the protein MHRTHTCGELRITDLGKTVTLAGWVQKSRDLGGMTFIDVRDRYGITQLTFNSEDDETLRSHARELGREYVIKVTGTVIERSSKNAKIPTGDIEIKVSNLEILNESKLPPFTIEDDTDGGEDIRMKYRYLDIRRNPVKNSLLFRHKVTQEVRNYLSGLDFCEIETPYLIKSTPEGARDFVVPSRMNPGQFYALPQSPQTFKQLLMVGGMDKYFQIVKCFRDEDLRADRQPEFTQIDCEMSFVEQEDILNVFEGMTRHLLKTIHGIDVEQFPRMTFEEAMRTYGNDKPDIRFGMKFGELNAVAQHKEFAIFNNAELVVGIAVPGAASYTRKQIDELTEWVKRPQVGASGMVYVKCEADGSFKSSVDKFYDQEDLAKWAEATGASAGDLILILSGPANKTRAQLSALRMELGNRLGLRKPDEFAPLWVIDFPLLEWDEDTERFHAMHHPFTSPKIEDMPLLDTDPGKVRANAYDLVLNGNEIGGGSIRIHDKDMQALMFKHLGFTPEQAQEQFGFLMNAFQYGAPPHGGLAFGLDRLTAILGGQETIRDFIAFPKNNSGRDVMIDAPATVAKEQLDELSISLIAPKN
- a CDS encoding RNA polymerase sigma factor, which codes for MSTKTLSKQKKLADEDLLSRYLEDGDLSYLGELFQRHSEMVYYVCLRYFKETERSKDAVMHIFEELIDKVKKQEIKDFPRWLYVVSKNHSLMALRSNKNQKEIVTDNFVEFSVNLHPEENYQEKEEQLLQLERCLDTLIDKQKTSIKLFFIEQKCYKEVVELTGFSMNDVKSYIQNGKRNLKNCMERNGHE